A single window of Actinoallomurus bryophytorum DNA harbors:
- a CDS encoding metal ABC transporter ATP-binding protein — MSLPFCLTGGEVRFERRLVLRGVDLAVRPGEVVAVMGANGSGKSTLVRALLGLVPLSAGRTELYGMPPAKFRDWKRIGYVPQRLSIGGGVPATVREIVASGRIARQSRFRPSSAADRLAVDHALRAVGMADRARDPAQELSGGQQQRVLIARALAGEPDSLVMDEPTAGVDAQSQETLAGTLRDLVGQGRTVVLVAHELGPLEPLITRSVVMEAGRIVHEGVPPVPQGECARPGHDHVHPHAPAEESHLLS, encoded by the coding sequence ATGAGCCTCCCGTTCTGCCTGACCGGCGGCGAGGTGCGCTTCGAACGCCGCCTCGTGCTGCGCGGCGTCGACCTCGCCGTACGGCCCGGGGAGGTCGTGGCCGTGATGGGCGCCAACGGTTCTGGCAAGTCCACGCTGGTCCGCGCGCTGCTCGGGCTGGTCCCGCTGTCCGCGGGCCGGACCGAGCTGTACGGCATGCCGCCGGCGAAGTTCCGCGACTGGAAACGCATCGGGTACGTCCCACAGCGCCTGTCGATCGGCGGCGGGGTGCCGGCCACCGTACGCGAGATCGTCGCCTCGGGCCGGATCGCCCGCCAGTCGCGGTTCCGCCCGTCCTCGGCCGCCGACCGCCTGGCGGTGGACCACGCGCTGCGGGCCGTCGGCATGGCCGACCGTGCCCGCGACCCGGCACAGGAGCTCTCCGGCGGCCAGCAGCAGCGCGTGCTGATCGCGCGTGCCCTCGCCGGGGAGCCGGACTCCCTCGTCATGGACGAGCCGACGGCCGGCGTCGACGCCCAAAGCCAGGAGACGCTCGCCGGCACGCTGCGTGACCTGGTCGGACAGGGCCGTACGGTCGTGCTCGTCGCCCACGAGCTGGGGCCGCTGGAGCCACTGATCACCCGCTCGGTCGTCATGGAGGCGGGCCGGATCGTGCACGAGGGCGTCCCCCCGGTGCCGCAGGGCGAGTGCGCCCGACCCGGCCACGACCACGTACACCCGCACGCGCCGGCCGAGGAGTCACACCTGCTGTCATGA
- a CDS encoding metal ABC transporter substrate-binding protein: MRTRLLPLAMAAALVACGCGCGARANGGGKPVIAAAFYPLAWLAEQVAGPGFYVQNLTKPGAEPHDLELTPRQVIDVGESKLAFYVKGVQPAVDKAVRQHAKGHSLDAESVVRTLPAPQDEAGDGAADPHLWLDPTRFATVATALGERLARVDAPNAAVYRSRAAQVVTRLNALDAEFRTGLRDCARKEIVTGHSAFGYLAERYGLTQVGVAGLDPDAEPSPRRIADLTGLVRRTGATTVFTETLTSPKTAATLAQEAGVRTEVLDPAEGVRPHSHDDYFSIMRRDLATLRPALGCS; this comes from the coding sequence GTGCGCACCCGACTCTTGCCTCTCGCCATGGCCGCGGCCCTGGTCGCCTGCGGCTGCGGGTGCGGAGCGCGCGCGAACGGCGGCGGCAAGCCCGTGATCGCCGCGGCGTTCTATCCGCTCGCCTGGCTGGCCGAGCAGGTCGCCGGCCCGGGTTTCTACGTCCAGAACCTCACCAAGCCCGGCGCCGAGCCGCACGACCTGGAGCTGACGCCGCGGCAGGTCATCGACGTCGGTGAGTCCAAGCTCGCCTTCTACGTCAAGGGCGTGCAACCGGCCGTGGACAAGGCCGTGCGCCAGCACGCCAAAGGTCACTCGCTCGACGCCGAGTCCGTGGTCAGGACCCTGCCCGCGCCGCAGGACGAGGCGGGCGACGGCGCGGCCGACCCGCACCTGTGGCTCGACCCGACGCGCTTCGCGACGGTGGCCACCGCGCTGGGCGAGCGGCTGGCACGGGTCGACGCGCCCAACGCCGCGGTGTACCGGTCCCGCGCGGCCCAGGTGGTCACGCGGCTGAACGCCCTGGACGCGGAGTTCCGTACCGGCCTGCGCGACTGCGCCCGCAAGGAGATCGTCACCGGTCACTCCGCCTTCGGTTACCTGGCGGAGCGTTACGGGCTGACGCAGGTCGGCGTGGCCGGTCTGGACCCCGACGCCGAGCCCTCGCCGAGGCGCATCGCCGACCTGACCGGGCTGGTACGCCGGACCGGCGCGACCACCGTCTTCACCGAGACCCTGACCAGCCCCAAGACGGCGGCCACGCTCGCCCAGGAGGCCGGGGTCCGCACCGAGGTGCTCGACCCCGCCGAGGGCGTGCGGCCGCACTCCCACGACGACTACTTCTCGATCATGCGCCGCGACCTCGCGACGCTCCGGCCCGCATTGGGGTGTTCATGA
- a CDS encoding DUF6703 family protein: protein MSSKSAIRRQSAVFLVYMHQLPRWVPLIVLPALLIAGLAVPGVGGAIALVLLALVIWFMFLASPARSASHRLIRYLVPLALIAVAVAKVLG from the coding sequence GTGTCATCCAAATCCGCGATCCGGCGGCAGAGCGCCGTCTTCCTCGTCTACATGCACCAGCTGCCCCGATGGGTACCGCTGATCGTGCTGCCCGCACTGCTCATCGCCGGACTGGCCGTGCCCGGCGTGGGCGGCGCGATCGCGCTGGTCCTGCTGGCGCTCGTCATCTGGTTCATGTTCCTGGCCTCGCCGGCCCGTAGCGCCTCACACCGCCTGATCCGCTACCTCGTGCCGCTCGCCCTCATCGCCGTCGCGGTCGCCAAAGTACTCGGCTGA
- a CDS encoding Fur family transcriptional regulator, producing MTGRRDDVRRELSSAEGFRSAQDIYAGLRSAGSKIGLTTVYRALQVLSDSGEVDVLRTDDGEAVYRVCRTGEHHHHLVCRVCGRTVEIEGPAVESWADAVGAEHGFRDITHTVEVFGTCSKH from the coding sequence ATGACCGGCCGCCGTGACGACGTGCGCCGCGAGCTGTCCTCCGCGGAGGGCTTCCGCAGCGCGCAGGACATCTACGCCGGTCTTCGCTCCGCGGGATCCAAGATCGGCCTGACGACGGTCTACCGCGCGCTGCAGGTGCTGAGCGACTCCGGTGAGGTCGACGTGCTGCGCACCGACGACGGCGAGGCCGTCTACCGCGTCTGCCGGACCGGCGAACACCACCACCACCTGGTCTGCCGCGTGTGCGGCCGTACCGTGGAGATCGAGGGCCCCGCGGTGGAGAGCTGGGCCGACGCGGTGGGCGCCGAGCACGGGTTCCGCGACATCACCCACACCGTCGAGGTCTTCGGCACCTGCTCGAAGCACTGA
- a CDS encoding CU044_5270 family protein → MNEMTRLERFRSEVPLPGPADLRTEESRLLDAMAHAATVRPVRGAGRTRRARRLRFGLVAGLAAAALTAGVAGVALHQKPAAPPVIHAENAAAARILTRAADNVSEAPELHPRPDQFLVFTSQTMNTVDSVEQGGRASHYLSRGKRTIWLPARGDATHGVIEEEVLKPHAYPGRPIPPEAYENIGRHGPEKAVDEDNTADYLRTDYAHLSRLPTDPAKMYEHLYIQLGTGPLADARAWDYVGGMLVEAYMPAAQRAALFRAAAMIHGVTVVRSATDAAGRRGIAVASTWKGLRTEYIFTPETYQFLGLRTVVVGPTRVKAPVGSVLTSTAQLSVSVADHAPKVKRR, encoded by the coding sequence ATGAATGAGATGACCCGGCTCGAGCGGTTCCGCTCGGAGGTTCCCCTGCCCGGTCCGGCCGACCTCAGGACCGAGGAGAGCCGGTTGCTCGACGCCATGGCGCATGCGGCGACCGTCAGGCCCGTACGCGGGGCGGGCCGTACGCGGCGGGCGCGGCGCCTGCGGTTCGGCCTCGTGGCCGGACTGGCCGCCGCGGCGCTGACGGCCGGGGTCGCCGGGGTCGCGCTCCACCAGAAACCGGCCGCCCCCCCGGTGATCCACGCGGAGAACGCCGCGGCGGCGCGGATCCTCACGCGGGCGGCCGACAACGTGAGCGAGGCCCCGGAGCTGCATCCCCGGCCCGACCAGTTCCTGGTCTTCACGTCACAGACCATGAACACCGTCGATTCGGTCGAGCAGGGCGGCCGGGCGTCCCACTATCTGTCACGGGGCAAGCGCACGATCTGGCTCCCCGCGCGAGGAGACGCGACGCACGGGGTGATCGAGGAGGAGGTGCTGAAGCCCCATGCCTACCCGGGCCGGCCGATTCCCCCCGAGGCCTACGAGAACATCGGCCGCCACGGCCCGGAGAAGGCCGTGGACGAGGACAACACCGCCGACTACCTGCGTACGGACTACGCGCATCTGAGCCGGCTGCCCACCGATCCGGCGAAGATGTACGAACATCTGTACATCCAGCTCGGAACGGGTCCGCTGGCCGACGCCCGTGCCTGGGACTACGTGGGCGGCATGCTCGTCGAGGCCTACATGCCCGCGGCACAGCGGGCCGCGCTGTTCCGGGCGGCGGCGATGATCCACGGCGTCACCGTCGTCCGCAGCGCCACGGACGCCGCGGGCCGCAGGGGCATCGCCGTGGCTTCGACGTGGAAAGGTCTTCGGACCGAGTACATCTTCACTCCGGAGACCTACCAGTTCCTCGGCCTGCGGACCGTCGTCGTGGGTCCCACCCGGGTCAAGGCACCGGTTGGGAGCGTGCTGACCTCCACGGCCCAGCTGAGCGTCTCCGTCGCCGACCATGCTCCCAAGGTGAAGCGGCGCTGA
- a CDS encoding glycine--tRNA ligase — protein MARRSDVMETIVNLSKRRGLVFPSSEIYGGLRASWDYGPLGVELKNNVKRQWWKSMVQGRDDVVGLDSSVILAREVWEASGHVREFADPLTECQSCHKRHRADHLEEAYEAKNGKPPENGLADLVCPDCGTRGAFTETKMFNGLLKTYLGPVQDESGLAYLRPETAQGIFINYAAVQQAARRKPPFGIGQIGKSFRNEITPGNFIFRTREFEQMEMEFFVEPGTDEEWHQYWIDTRFQWYVDLGIAKDDLRLFEHPKEKLAHYAKRTVDVEYRFNFPGSEWGELEGVANRTNFDLSTHAKHSGQDLSYFDQEKNERYVPWVIEPAAGVDRCVLTFMMDAYNEDEAPNAKGKMEKRVVMRLDHRLAPVKVAVLPLSRNADLSPKAKDLATQLRRNWNVDFDDAGAIGRRYRRQDEIGTPYCVTVDFDTLEDNAVTVRERDSMAQERIGLDQVEAFLATRLLGC, from the coding sequence ATGGCCCGTCGTTCCGATGTGATGGAGACCATCGTCAACCTCAGCAAACGCCGGGGTCTGGTCTTTCCGTCGAGCGAGATCTACGGCGGGCTGCGTGCCTCCTGGGACTACGGCCCGCTCGGCGTCGAGCTGAAGAACAACGTCAAGCGCCAGTGGTGGAAGTCCATGGTGCAGGGCCGCGACGACGTCGTCGGCCTCGACTCGTCCGTCATCCTGGCCCGCGAGGTCTGGGAGGCGAGCGGCCACGTACGCGAGTTCGCCGACCCGCTGACCGAGTGCCAGTCGTGTCACAAGCGGCACCGCGCCGACCACCTCGAAGAGGCGTACGAGGCAAAGAACGGCAAGCCGCCGGAGAACGGCCTGGCCGACCTGGTCTGCCCGGACTGCGGCACCCGTGGCGCGTTCACCGAGACGAAGATGTTCAACGGGCTGCTCAAGACCTACCTCGGCCCCGTACAGGACGAGTCCGGCCTGGCCTATCTCCGGCCGGAGACCGCGCAGGGCATCTTCATCAACTACGCGGCGGTGCAGCAGGCCGCGCGTCGCAAGCCGCCGTTCGGCATCGGCCAGATCGGCAAGTCGTTCCGCAACGAGATCACGCCGGGCAACTTCATCTTCCGTACGCGGGAGTTCGAGCAGATGGAGATGGAGTTCTTCGTCGAGCCGGGCACCGACGAAGAATGGCACCAGTACTGGATCGACACGCGCTTCCAGTGGTACGTCGACCTGGGCATCGCAAAGGATGACCTGCGGCTCTTCGAGCACCCGAAGGAGAAGCTCGCCCACTACGCCAAGCGCACCGTGGACGTGGAGTACCGCTTCAACTTCCCGGGCAGCGAGTGGGGTGAGCTGGAGGGCGTCGCGAACCGCACCAACTTCGACCTGTCCACGCACGCCAAGCACTCCGGCCAGGATCTGTCCTACTTCGACCAGGAGAAGAACGAGCGCTACGTCCCCTGGGTCATCGAGCCCGCGGCGGGCGTCGACCGCTGTGTGCTGACGTTCATGATGGACGCCTACAACGAGGACGAGGCGCCGAACGCCAAGGGCAAGATGGAAAAGCGCGTGGTCATGCGCCTCGACCACCGCCTCGCGCCGGTCAAGGTCGCGGTGCTGCCCCTGTCGCGCAACGCCGACCTGTCGCCGAAGGCCAAGGACCTGGCCACCCAGCTCCGCCGCAACTGGAACGTCGACTTCGACGACGCCGGCGCGATCGGCCGCCGCTACCGCCGCCAGGACGAGATCGGCACGCCGTACTGCGTCACGGTCGACTTCGACACCCTCGAGGACAACGCGGTGACGGTACGCGAGCGCGACTCGATGGCCCAGGAGCGCATCGGCCTCGACCAGGTGGAGGCGTTCCTCGCCACCCGCCTGCTCGGCTGCTGA
- a CDS encoding antibiotic biosynthesis monooxygenase family protein translates to MLAITRYRVSDGETDDFVRTAQEVLRALEGSPGHLSGRLGRAVDDPELWAMVTDWGGAGFYRRALGAYDVRVALIPLSTLAIDEAGAYEIVEGPG, encoded by the coding sequence GTGCTGGCCATCACCCGTTATCGCGTATCCGACGGCGAAACCGACGACTTCGTCCGTACCGCCCAGGAGGTGCTGCGCGCCCTCGAAGGCAGTCCCGGCCACCTTTCGGGCCGCCTCGGCCGTGCCGTGGACGACCCCGAGCTCTGGGCGATGGTGACCGACTGGGGCGGCGCGGGCTTCTACCGCCGTGCCCTCGGCGCGTACGACGTGCGCGTGGCCCTCATCCCGCTCTCCACCCTCGCCATCGACGAGGCCGGGGCGTACGAGATCGTCGAGGGGCCCGGGTAA
- a CDS encoding DUF427 domain-containing protein: MSTRGHDIEITSGTDQVVVRVKDTIVATSSRALALAETGSPTRYYLPAADVKMDLLRSSTTTSHCPFKGDAVYWSVDTGDGLAEDIVWSYPEPFPKVEQIMGMLSFWTEKPGVTLEVNGQPA; this comes from the coding sequence ATGAGTACACGAGGGCACGACATAGAGATCACATCCGGAACGGACCAGGTCGTGGTGCGGGTCAAGGACACGATCGTCGCGACCTCCTCCCGGGCGCTGGCGCTCGCCGAGACCGGCTCGCCGACGCGCTACTACCTTCCGGCGGCGGACGTGAAGATGGACCTGCTCCGGAGCTCGACGACGACGTCACACTGCCCGTTCAAGGGCGACGCGGTCTACTGGTCGGTCGACACCGGCGACGGCCTGGCCGAGGACATCGTCTGGTCCTACCCCGAGCCGTTCCCGAAGGTCGAGCAGATCATGGGGATGCTCTCGTTCTGGACCGAGAAGCCGGGCGTCACCCTCGAGGTGAACGGCCAGCCCGCCTAA
- a CDS encoding DUF1906 domain-containing protein: MVVTDDDLGENAMRRAGLFGCLLGALILGPPAHADTTVDYKGLRITVPAGWPVYRLGPGSTECLRYDRHAVYLGPAGENQVCPAHAVGRTEALHVEPLTEQTASFASDLLGGRSAERTRLAGMPAVTVRDAATGEIRAAVPGAGVLVTGSYGPGPRELEHVLGEITPVPRDNERRGGERNRWVTGMGFDTCSAPSLAAMHAWREHFVAANIYIGGPARACPDGRLSRSWVAAVRAMGWRLIPTYVGPQAPCASSRPRFSLGTAAIAGQLSAVDAVSRAVALGLPPRTPIYMDMEAYGRGATCREAVLIFLDSWTRAIHALEYTPGVYSSVASGIRDLGEATGISKPTEIWFAHWDKKADVHGDRYLEDDWWPGHHRIKQFRGDHFEKHGGVRLHIDSDDVDGHVH; the protein is encoded by the coding sequence ATGGTCGTAACGGACGACGATCTCGGGGAGAACGCGATGCGACGTGCCGGCCTGTTCGGCTGCCTGCTGGGAGCGCTCATCCTGGGGCCGCCTGCGCACGCGGACACGACCGTCGACTACAAGGGGCTGCGGATCACCGTGCCCGCGGGATGGCCGGTGTACCGCCTCGGCCCCGGTTCCACCGAATGCCTGCGCTACGACCGGCATGCGGTCTACCTCGGTCCGGCGGGGGAGAACCAGGTCTGCCCGGCGCACGCGGTGGGCCGTACCGAGGCACTGCACGTCGAGCCGCTCACCGAGCAGACGGCGTCGTTCGCCTCGGACCTGCTCGGCGGGCGATCCGCCGAACGGACCCGGCTGGCCGGGATGCCCGCCGTTACCGTACGGGACGCCGCCACCGGTGAGATCCGCGCGGCCGTCCCCGGCGCCGGCGTGCTGGTCACCGGTTCGTACGGGCCCGGCCCGCGCGAGCTGGAACACGTGCTGGGCGAGATCACCCCGGTCCCACGCGACAACGAACGCCGTGGCGGCGAGCGGAACCGATGGGTCACCGGCATGGGCTTCGACACCTGCTCCGCGCCGTCGCTGGCGGCGATGCACGCGTGGCGGGAACACTTCGTGGCCGCGAACATCTACATCGGCGGCCCCGCGCGGGCGTGCCCGGACGGGCGGCTGTCCCGCTCCTGGGTGGCGGCCGTACGGGCGATGGGGTGGCGGCTGATCCCCACCTACGTCGGCCCGCAGGCGCCGTGCGCCTCGTCCCGCCCGCGTTTCTCCCTGGGGACCGCGGCGATCGCCGGCCAGCTGTCCGCCGTGGACGCGGTCAGCCGCGCCGTCGCGCTCGGCCTGCCGCCCAGGACGCCGATCTACATGGACATGGAGGCGTACGGGCGCGGTGCCACCTGCCGGGAGGCCGTGCTGATCTTCCTGGACTCCTGGACACGGGCGATCCACGCGCTGGAGTACACGCCGGGGGTCTACAGCAGTGTCGCGTCGGGCATCCGCGACCTCGGCGAGGCGACCGGGATCAGCAAGCCGACCGAGATCTGGTTCGCGCACTGGGACAAGAAGGCGGATGTGCACGGCGACCGCTATCTCGAGGACGACTGGTGGCCGGGCCACCACCGCATCAAGCAGTTCCGCGGCGACCATTTCGAGAAACACGGCGGCGTCCGGCTGCACATCGACAGCGACGACGTCGACGGCCACGTGCACTGA
- a CDS encoding metal ABC transporter permease, protein MIELLSYDFLRRALIAAVLVGVSAPAVGTFIVQRRLALLGDGIGHIALTGVGLGLLTRSSPTILALIVSALGAVAIELLRVRTRTGGDVALALLFYGGLAGGVLFANLSGGSANLNSYLFGSISSVSTSDLYVVAGLAVVVLVTLTVFGRELFVLCQDEEVARASGLPVRFLSLLIAVTAALTVVVAMRAVGLLLVSALMVVPVAAAQQLTRGFRATIGLAMVVGVVAAVGGLWVSVDADLAPGPTIVLLAMAVFLGAVGTGRLIRMRRTETP, encoded by the coding sequence ATGATCGAACTCCTGTCGTACGACTTCCTGCGCCGCGCCCTGATCGCCGCGGTGCTCGTCGGCGTCTCCGCGCCCGCGGTCGGCACGTTCATCGTGCAGCGGCGCCTCGCCCTGCTCGGCGACGGCATCGGCCACATCGCGCTCACCGGCGTCGGCCTCGGCCTGCTGACCCGCAGCTCGCCCACGATCCTCGCGCTGATCGTGTCCGCTCTGGGCGCGGTCGCGATCGAGCTGCTGCGGGTGCGCACCCGGACCGGCGGCGACGTGGCGCTCGCGCTGCTGTTCTACGGAGGCCTGGCCGGCGGCGTACTGTTCGCCAACCTGTCCGGCGGCAGCGCGAACCTCAACAGCTACCTGTTCGGGTCCATCAGCAGCGTCAGCACCAGCGACCTGTACGTGGTGGCGGGTCTCGCCGTGGTCGTGCTGGTCACGCTGACCGTTTTCGGTCGCGAGCTGTTCGTGCTGTGCCAGGACGAGGAGGTGGCACGCGCCAGTGGCCTGCCGGTGCGGTTCCTCTCGTTGCTCATCGCGGTGACGGCCGCACTGACCGTCGTGGTGGCGATGCGGGCCGTCGGCCTGCTGCTGGTCAGCGCGCTGATGGTCGTTCCGGTCGCCGCCGCGCAGCAGCTGACGCGGGGCTTCCGTGCCACGATCGGACTGGCCATGGTCGTCGGTGTGGTCGCGGCGGTCGGCGGTCTGTGGGTGTCGGTCGACGCCGACCTCGCCCCCGGCCCGACGATCGTGCTGCTCGCGATGGCCGTCTTCCTGGGAGCCGTCGGGACTGGAAGACTGATCCGCATGCGCCGTACGGAAACCCCATGA
- a CDS encoding RNA polymerase sigma factor — protein MSETSRAEADDAAVIGRSRQEPEAFAEVFRRYAPDIKRYVTRRLGPEAAEDVAAETFLAAFRQRGGYDLSRRNARPWLYGIATNLMGRHVRTEVRQLRILERTGTDPVTASFAERSDERLSAEASGPTLAGALAALPNGHRDALLLVVWGDLSYPEAAQALGVRVGTVRSRINRARRNLRRDLGGVNPMAIVREETTHE, from the coding sequence ATGAGTGAGACGAGCCGGGCGGAGGCCGACGATGCCGCTGTCATCGGACGTTCCCGGCAGGAGCCCGAGGCGTTCGCCGAGGTCTTTCGCCGGTACGCCCCGGACATCAAGCGCTATGTCACGCGCAGGCTCGGCCCCGAGGCCGCCGAGGACGTCGCGGCGGAGACGTTCCTGGCGGCGTTCCGGCAGCGCGGCGGCTATGACCTGTCGCGCCGGAACGCGCGGCCGTGGCTGTACGGCATAGCGACCAACCTGATGGGCCGGCACGTGCGGACCGAGGTGCGGCAGTTGCGCATCCTGGAGCGGACCGGCACCGACCCGGTGACGGCGTCGTTCGCCGAGCGCAGCGACGAACGGCTCAGCGCGGAGGCGTCCGGCCCGACGCTGGCGGGTGCCCTCGCAGCGCTGCCCAACGGGCATCGTGATGCCTTGCTGCTGGTGGTATGGGGCGATCTCAGCTACCCGGAGGCGGCCCAGGCACTGGGTGTACGCGTGGGAACGGTGCGGTCGCGTATCAACCGGGCTCGTAGAAACCTTCGCCGAGACCTCGGCGGGGTCAACCCGATGGCCATTGTCAGGGAGGAGACCACCCATGAATGA